The Deinococcus arcticus DNA segment GCGCCGCTGCCGGCCGGGCGGACGTGGGCTATCTGGCGCTGTGGGTGTCGTGGCCCCACTTCATTGATTCGCAGGTGGTCATGGCCTCGCCCGAGCGGGCGCAGATGTACCGCACCATGTTCACGCCTGCCAAGCCCCGGCCGCTGCCCCCGCAGCTGCTGGCGCAGGAACCGCGTCTGAGCGACCTGCACTGGGCGACAGGGCTGGACGAGTTCTTCCTGACCGGGGAGGAGGTGGCAGCGGGGCTGTCGGTGCTGCGCCGCCCTTACCGGGTGGCGGACCCGGGGCCCCTCCATTCCCTGTATGCCTTCCAGCGCGGCCATGTGTGGGTGGGCCAGAAAGGAGAAGACGCATGACCCCCGTGTATGTGACCGGTGATACGGATTCCGTTCATTTCCGTAACATCCGGGAAAGAGCCGGATGTTCCTTCAATTCCCGGAAATCCGCATCTTTTCCTGCTCCCTTCGGTCGAAAAAATTCCGTAACTCGTTACGGAATTTTTCGGAACCTGTATGACGCCACGCAGCCGCAGGGCGACGGGCCCAAGCTGCTGGTGCATGTGTGCAATGACATCGGCGCCTGGGGCCGGGGCTTTGTGCTGGCCCTGTCGCAGCGGTTCAGGGCGCCCGAAACGGAGTTCAAACGCTGGGCAGCTGGTGAAACGGGGCAGCCCTACGCGCTGGGCGAGGTGCAGTTTGTGCCGGTGGCCCCGGACCTCGTGGTGGCCAATCTGGTGGGCCAGCACGACATTGCCCGCAAGAACCGGCCTGCCCCCCAGCCCCCGGTGCGCTACGAAGCCATTCGCACTAGGCTGGCGCGGGTGCGGCGCGAGGCCCAGCAGCAGGGTGCCACCGTCCACATGCCCCGGATTGGCGCGGGGGTGGCGGGCGGCGACTGGGCAATCATTGAACCCATCATCGAGGACGAGTTGACCCGGCACGGCGTGCACGTCACCGTGTACGACCTGCCGGCCCAGGACCCCCAGTGATTCGCGGCACCTTCGAGGCCACCCTCGCCTTTGCCCCTGACCGCCCCCTCTTCGACGAGGACGCCCGGTGCGCCGAGCAGGTGGCCGATGACGATTTGCCGGAAGCACTGGCGCTGCGCGGCCCACGCGGCGTGGGCCAGCGCGACATGCTGCTGAGCATTGAGGGGGACTGGGCGGGCTTCCGGCCGCTGCACCCGGAAGAGGAGCCCCTATGACCCTGTTTGACCTCTCCCCCCGCACCCGTGATCTGCACGTGCGGCTGCAGCGCTTCATGGACGCCCACATCTATCCCAACGAGGCGGCTGTGAGGGACCAGATTGACACGGGAGACCGCTGGGCCCCGCTGCCCCTGCTGGAAACGCTGAAAGAGCAGGCGCGTGCCGAGGGCCTGTGGAACCTCTTTCTGCCGCCGGCCAGTGACCCCCAGGGCCGTTTTGGGGCGGGCCTGACCAACCTGGACTACGCGCCGCTGTGCGAACTGATGGGCCGCGTGTGGTGGGCGCCTGAAGTCTTTAACTGCTCGGCCCCCGACACCGGCAACATGGAGGTGCTGGCCCGCTACGGCACCCCGGAGCAGCAGGAGGCGTGGTTGTGGCCGCTCCTGCGCGGCGAGATCCGTTCGGCCTTTTCCATGACCGAGCCGGACGTGGCGTCCAGCGACGCCACCAACATCCAGGCCCGCATCGAGCGTGACGGCGACGAGTACGTATTGAGCGGCGAGAAGTGGTGGACCAGTGGCGCGGGTGATTCCCGCTGCGCCGTGACCATCTTCATGGGCAAGACGAACCCGCAGGCCCCTCGCCACGAGCAGCAGAGCATGATTCTGGTGCCCATGAGCGCCCCCGGCGTGACCACCAAGCGGATGCTGACCGTCTTCGGCTACGACGACGCGCCCCACGGCCACGCGCAGATGACCTTCCGCGACGTGCGCGTGCCGGCGAGCAACCTCCTGCTGGGCGAGGGCCGGGGCTTTGAAATTGCGCAGGGGCGGCTGGGGCCGGGCCGCATTCACCACTGCATGCGCCTGATTGGGCAGGCCGAGCGCGCCCTGACACTGATGGTGGAGCGGGCACAGCAGCGGGTGGCCTTTGGCAAGCCGCTTTCGGGGCACCAGCATGTGCGCGAGGCCATTGCCCATTCCCGCATCGAGATTGATCAGGCGCGGCTGCTGACGCTGCAGGCCGCCCACCTGATGGACACTGTGGGCAACCGCGCGGCGCGGGGGCAGATTGCCGCCATCAAGGTGGTCGCGCCCAATGTGGCGCTGCGGGTGATTGACCGCGCCATTCAGGTGTTCGGCGGCGCCGGGGTCAGCCAGGACACGCCGCTGGCCCTGATGTACGCCCAGGCCCGCACCCTGCGGCTGGCCGATGGCCCGGACATCGTGCACACCGAGACGGTGGCCAAGGTGGAACTGGGGCGGCACGCCCGCCACCAGGAGGACTGAACATGGAGTTTCCAGGCAAAATCATCGTGGTCACGGGCGCGGCGTCCGGCATCGGGCAGGCGCTGGCGGCACGTTTGGTGGGGGAGGGCGCGGCGGTGATCGCCTCTGACCGAAATGCAGAGCAGGGCCTTCAGGCGGCCGCCCGGATGGGCGCCCGTTTCGTGGCCGCCGACGTGGGCACCGAGGCAGGCGTACAGGGCCTCATTCAGGACGTGCTGGCGAACGAAGGCCGAATTGACCTCTTCTGCTCGAATGCGGGCGTGGCGATTGGCGAGGGCCCCGAATCCCCCGATGCCCACTGGGACCTGAGCCACCGGGTGAACGTCATGAGCCACGTGTGGGCCGCCCGGCACCTGTTGCCGCATATGCTGGCGCGCGGCGAGGGCTACCTGCTGAACACTGCGTCGGCGGCGGGACTGCTGACCGAACTGCACTCGGCGCCCTACGCGGTTACCAAACACGGTGCGCTGGCGTTTGCCGAGTGGCTGGCGATCACCTATGGCGACCGGGGCATCCGGGTGGCCTGCCTGTGCCCCGAAGGGGTGTGGACCCCCATGATCGCGCACGCGCCGCTGCTGCAGCAGACCGCCATCACCACCGACGAACTGGTGGACCGCACCCTGGCCGCCCTGCGTGCCGACGCCTTTTTAATCACCACCCACCCCACCACGCTGAAGGGCTTTGCCTTGAAGGCCGCCGATTACGACGGCTGGATTGTGCGCATGCGCGCCCTGCGCACCCGGGCCCTGGCGCTGCTGGGAAAGGCGTGAGGGGGAGGCGGTGACGCGCCCGGACACGGCCCCGGTGCGCCCGGGGGAAGAGCTGCCGCTGGCTGCCCTGCGCCGGGCCCTGCGTGGCCGCGTGGCGGGCGATGTGGACGCCCTGCAGGTCGAGCAGTTTCCGGGCGGCTTTTCTAACCTTACCTACCTGCTGCGCCTGGGCGAAACCGAATACGTGCTGCGCCGCGCGCCGCTGGGGCCGGTGGCGCCCGGCGCCCACGACATGGTGCGCGAGGCCGGGCTGCTGTCGCGCATTCATCCGGTGCTGCCGGTGGCCCCGCGCCCGGTGCTGGTGGTAGAAGACGAGGCGGTGCTGGGCCGCCCCTTTTACCTGATGGAGAGGCGCCGGGGCGTGGTGGTGCGCGCGGCCCTGCCCCACGAATACGCGGCCCGGTCCGGCGCCCCCGCGCAGCTCTCGGCCGCGCTGATTGACACGCTGGCCGACCTGCACGCGGTGGATATTGACGCCGCTGGCCTGCGCGCCCTGGGCAAGCCTGAGGGCTTCAACGCCCGGCAGGTGGCGGGGTGGGCGGGCCGCTGGCGCCGCGCCCGCGAGGCCCTGCAGGGGGGCAGCGATCTGCCAGACGCCCTCCCCGACGAAATGGTGATGGCGTGGCTGCAGGTTCATACCCCGCCCGAAAGCGCCCACACGCTGGTTCACAACGACTTCAAACTCGACAACCTGATGTTTGACCCCCAGGACCCGGGCCGGGTGACCGCCCTGCTGGACTGGGAGATGACCACCGTGGGCGACCCCCTGGTGGACCTGGGTCTGACCCTGACCTACTGGACCCTGCCCGAGCTGCCCGGCGGCGCCCCGAACCGGGTGGGGGCCAGTGCCCCGGGTTTTCTGGGGCGCGACGAACTGGTGGCCCGCTACGAGGCCCGCCGTGCTCGTCACGTGACGAGCAGCCTGTCCTGGTATGAGGTGCTGGGCCATTTCAAGCTGGCGGTGATCGTGCTGCAGATCTTCGCCCGCTACGACGCCGGGCAGACCCAGGACCCCCGCTTTGCACCACTGGCGGCCCAGGCCGCGTGGCTGATCGCTGAAGCTGAGCGGCGAATCAATGGGGCCAGCTTCCTGCCCCGTGGCTGAACTGCTGCTGGTCCGCCACGCTCAGGCCACCCCTTTCGACCCCGATTCCGACCGGCTCTCTCCCCTGGGGCAGGTGCAGGCCCGCCGGACTGGCAGAATGCTGGCCGCTGAGGGCATGAGCCCCACCCAGGTGTGGCATGGCCCCCTGAACCGGCAGCGCCGAACTGCTGAACTGGCCGCCCAAGCCGCCGGTGACGGCTGGCCGTTTCTGACCGAGGACCCCCGGCTGGCGGAATACGACGGCGAGGGGCTGATGCGCGTGCTGGCGCCCCAGCTGGCCGCGCAGGTGCCCAGGGTGGCCGCTCAGCTCGGCAGCCTGGGTCGCCCGGAGTCTGAGCCCGCCGAGCGGCAACGCGCCTTTCAAGGCGTGCTGGAGACTGTGGCCCAGCACTGGCAGGCCGGCACCCTGACCCACCCGACGGTCGAGCCGTGGCCCGCGTTCCAGTCGCGCGTGGCAGCCGCCCTGCACGATCTGGTGAAGCTGCCCTCTGGCACCCGGGCGGTGGTGTTCACCAGCGGCGGCGTGATTGCCCTGCTGGTGGCCCAGGTGCTGAGCGCGCCGCCGGCAAGCATGCTGGCCCTGGACTGGCGGGTGCGCAACGCCTCGGTTACCCGCCTGAGCTTTGGCCGGGGCCGGGTAAGCCTGGACAGCTTTAACGAGGTCCACCATCTGCCGCCCCAGGCGCGCTCCTGGCGCTGAGGGCGCCCCAGGCCGCTGCCCCGCTGTTCTCCTCTGCCTGCTACGCCCGGGGCGGCTGCCAGTTCGCCGTGGGGCGCGCGAAGTAATAGCCCTGCATCACCTGCACCCCCAGCGCGGCCAGCAGGTCGGCCTGCCGCAGGGTTTCCACGCCCTCGGCCACCAGTTCCAGGCCCAGGTCGCGGCTCAGGCCCACCATCGCCCGCACGATGGCCGCGTCGCGCCCGCCGGGCTGTTCCTGCAGCGCGGTCACAAAGCCCCGGTCAATCTTCAGGCCGCTCAGGGGAAAGCGGGCGAGGTAGCCCAGGCTGCTGTAGCCGGTGCCGAAGTCGTCCAGCATCACCCGCACCCCGTCGGCCTGGAACTCGCTCAGCACCCGCGCCGCCCGCTCGGGCGACTGCATCATCAGACTCTCGGTGATTTCCAGTTCCAGGCATGAAGGTTCCAGGCCGCTGCCCTGCAGGGCGGCGCGCACCACGCCACGCAGGTCCGAGCGGGCAAACTGCTGCGCCGAGAGGTTCACCGCCACCCGGGTCCCCCCCCAGCGCGCCGCCTGAGCGCAGGCCGCCTGCAGCACCCAGGCCCCCACCTCCACAATCTGGCCGCTGCGTTCCAGAATGGGCATGAAAATCCCCGGGCTCTGCAGGCCATGTTCGGCGCTGCGCCAGCGCAGCAGGGCCTCCGCGCACACCACCTGCCGCGAACGCACGTCAATCATGGGCTGAAAGTGCAGCTCGAATTCGCCGCGTTCCAGCGCGCGGGCCAGCGCCCCTTCCAGGCCCGCGTGGGCGTGCGCCCGGCGGTCGTAGGCCACGCAGGCCTCGCCCTGAGCCTTGGCGTCGTTCAGCGCCAGTTCCGACGCCTGACGCAGCGCCTCGGGTTCGCGGGCGTCGCTAGGCCAGTGCGCGGCGCCCACGCTCCACGACATCCGAATGGGGTGGCCGCCCACGGGCACCGGGGCATTCAGGGCGTCCAGGGCCTGCGCCAGCCGCTGATCCAGGGTGCCGTCGGCGCGGCGCCCCAGCAGGATCAGGGCAAATTCGTCGCCGCCCACCCGCGCCACCATCTCGTCATCCTGCAGCGCCGCGCGCAGCCGACCGGCCACTGCGCGCAGCACCTCGTCGGCGGCGTCCTGGCCATAGGCGTCGTTCACCAGCTGAAAGCGGTTGAGGTCGGCCGACACCAGCAGAAATTCCGTGCCCACACGCCTGGCCCGCTCCACCTGCTGGGCCAGCTGCGCACGCAGCATTACTCGGTTGGGCAGCCCGGTCAGGGGATCGTACAGCCGCCCCCGTTCCAGTTCCTGCAGCTGGCGCTGCACCGTTTCCTCGGCCTGCAGCCGCAGCGCTTGTTCGTAGGCCGCGCGCCGCTGGGCGCTGTCCAGGGCAGCCTGCGCGGTCAGCTCGCGCAGGTGCCGGTCCTGCGAGGCCGCGCCCAGTTCCGCCTGCAGGGCCAGTACCTGGCGCAGGTAGGCCACCGCCTGCGCCGGGTGCCCGGGTTCGGACAGCTCGGCCAGAATGTTCAGAGCGTCCAGTTCCACCTGCTTGCGGCGGTCTGTTGTGGCCAGGTCCAGGGCCTGGGCAGCGGCGGCGCGGGCCAGGTCGTGCTCGCCGGCCCCCTGGTAAATGCGCGCCAGCAGCAGCTGCGTGGCCATCACCCCGTCAGGGTCATGCACTCCCTCAAAGGTGGCCTGGGTCTGCTCGGCGCAGGCCCGGGCTTCCGCGTGCCCCAGGTGAAACAGTGCCTGCGCCAGATTCAGCTGAACATACGCTTGCATGTCCGGCAGACTGGGCAGCTCGGGTTCCTGAATCAGGGGTTCGAGCAGCGCCACGCACTCGGCATAGCGCGCCCCTTTCAGATACACGTCCCCCAGATTGATGGCTGCCAGAAACAGCGCGCTCGCGGCCCCAGCGCTCCGCGCCCGTTCCAGGCAGCGCCGGTACTGGTGGGCCGCCTCGTCCAGCTTGCCCTGCGAGGTCAGGGCCCGGGCCAGCGTGTTCAGAAAATGCAGTTCGGCCGCCAGGGGAAGCTCGCTGGCCGGCATCTGGTCCAGGGTCGTCTGCGCGTCCTGCAGCGCCAGCATGGCCTGGTAGTCATCGTTCAGACTCAGGCAGATACCAGCGATATTACACAGCACGTTCACCCGCCCCACCATGTCGCCCAGCCGCCCGCGCAACTGGGCGGCTTCCTGCAGCAGCCGCAGCGCTTCTTCGCTGTCCAGCTGAAGGTGGTGCAGGTGGGCCAGCTGCACGAGGCTGCGCGCCTGATCGGCCAGGTCACCCCGCAGGGTCGCGGCCTCGCGGGCCTGTTCAAAATCCTGCTGGGCCTGCGTCAGATCGCCAGCCGCCTTGTGGTACTCACCCCTGCCATAGGGCAGATCGGCGGCAGAAAGCGAGGCCAGCGCGGTGTGCGCGGCCTCCAGATTGCCTCTGTCCAGCAGATCCAGGACTTCCTGCAGCGCGTCTGACATCAGGTGAGGGGGCGCGGTGGGCCAGGATGGAATGGCTGCTGAACTGGGTGAGAGGGCACACGCCTCCAGCCACCAGGGTCCTGCGAGTAGCCAGGGGAAGCCGCAGAGGGCCGCATCGCCCGGGCCTCGGCCCAGAGCAGCGGTCCTCCTCCGGTCACCCGGATGGGCCCACCCGGGACGGACCCCAGATCATACGGATTCCGTCCACTTCCGTTCCATCCGGGAAGAGGGGGCATGGTTCCCGCCTGCGGCGCTGTTCCAGTCCAATGCCCGGACAGCCGCATTTTCTCCTGCTCTGCTCCGCCGCTCTGGGAGCCCCTCTGGTCGGAACAATTCCGGAACACATTACGGAATTGTTCGGAACTCGTCTCAGTCATTGAGGTCGTCGAGGAAATCGGTGAGGTTCACGCGCCCGGCACCCAGCTGGCCCTGGTAGGCCCTGTTGCCGGGCAACGCGTCCAGCTGGAGCGCCCCGTCTTGCAGGGCCTCCAGGGCTGCCTCTGGGCTGGCCCCCTGCGACAGCCCCAGTGCCAGGGCGCCTGCCACCACGGGCGTGCTCATGGAGGTGCCGCTGAACTGCCCGGCCCGCGCCCCGGGGTACGGGGCAGCCACCTGCTCACCAGGGGCCATCAGGCCCACAGCGGGGCCATACGACGAGAACGAGCTTTTCAGGTCGTCGCTATCCACGCTCCCCACGGCCACGTTCAGGGGCTGGCCGCCAAACCCGGCCGCCGGATGGTCCAGTTCGGGGCGGTCACTGTTGCCCGCCGCCGCCACCACCAGCACCTGCCGGCTGTTGGCGTAGGCAACCGCCTGCTGCAGGGCGTCAAAGGGCTCGGCGGTGCCCAGGCTCAGGTTGATCACGTCGGCTCCGTGGTCCACCGCCCACACGATGGCCGCCGCCACGTTCAGCGCGTCGCCCCGGCCGGTGTGGTCCAGCACTCGCAGCGGCATGATCCTGGCACGCGGGGCCACCTGCGCCGCAATACCCGCCACCACCGTGCCGTGGCCGTAGGCACCCTGGCCCACGGCGCCTTCTTCCTGGGGCCGGGCGTCGCCATCCACGAAGTCGCGCCAGGTGTTTGGGGCACTCAGCAGGTGGGTGAACATGGGGTGCTGCAGGTCCACGCCGCTGTCAATCACGGCAACGGTGCGCCCTGCCCCCAGGCGGCTGTCGGCGTAAGCGCCTTCCAGGCCAATGCGCCGCCACACAGCGGTGTTGGCGGGCAAACCCTGGTAGGTGCCGCCCGACCACAGTTGCTGGGCAGTCCCCGTCCAGTCGGTCACGGTACTGGACCACAGGTCGCCAGTGCTGCGGCCCCAGGAGATCTTGCTGGTGCTGCTCCAGAAGGTGGGCGGCGTATCAGAAGGCACGGACAGCACGTCCCGGTTGGGCTCTGGCCGGGCGCCGCCCTGTGCCTGCAGCGGCGCGCGGGTGGGATTCCCCAGCACCGCAAAGGTACCAGTGCGCAGCGCCACCTTGCCGCCGTAGCGCTGTTCCAGGGTCTCGTTGCTGACGGCCGGCGCCGCGGCCACCGTCAGAATGCTGCTGGGCCGCTGCACCTCTGGGGTGGGCACGGAGCTACAAGCGGGGAGCAGGAGGGCGGTCAGAAGGACGCAGGGGAAAGTGCGACGCATGAAGGGCTCCTTAAGAGATGAAGTGAGAAAGAAGCTGGGCCAGCACGCCAGAAAGCCAACCTTCCAGCGACGCCTGATTGTAGCGGTTTCATGATGAACTCACCTGAAACCTGGATTACCCCCGGTGAAGGCACGGGCGCTGTCCACCTCCTGGAGGGTACTTCAGCCCGGCCCCCCGCAGGCCATGCCAAACCTCTCATACGGCTTCCGAGACATTCCGTCACGTCTTGCGGAATGTCTCCGCCCGCAGGGACTCGCAGAGCGTCGGAGCAGAGCAGGAACACAGGCAGGGTTCCGGGCATTGAACTGCTCCCCGCCCAAGGCGGGGAACATCCCCCATCCTCCTGGAGGTGCGGACATGGACAGCCGTCCGTCTCAGGGCATGGGGGTATTGCCGTGTACAGGAGCCAGGGCCCTTACCCTGGTGGCAGGACCGGCACCCGGGGCAGGCTGAAGCTGAAAGTGGCGCCCTCACCGGGCTGGCCCTGGGCCGACCAGCTGCCGCCGTGCCGCTGCAGAATGCGGCGCACATTGGCCAGCCCCACCCCACTGCCGCCAAAGTCCTCGGCGCGGTGGAGGCGCTGAAACACCCCAAACAGCTTGTGGCTGTAGCGCGGATCGAAGCCCACGCCGTTGTCGCGCACATGCACTGTCCAGCCTCCGGGGGTGTCCTCGGCCCAGACCTCAATACGGGCGTGCTCTGAGCGGGCGGTGTACTTCACCGCGTTGCCCAGCAGGTTGGCCAGCACCTGCCGCAGCAGCGCGGCGTCGGCATACACGGTGGGGAGCTCGCCCACCTGCACCTGAAGGTCACGTCCCTGCAGTTCGGGCTGCAGTTCGGCCAGCACGCTGCGCGTCAGAGCCCCCAGGTCCACCTGGGCCAGGCGCAGCTCGTGGCGCCCCGCGCGCGAAAGGTTGAGCATGGCGTCAATCAGGGCGTTCATCTGGGCCGCCGCGCCCTCAATCACCTGCAGGGCGCGCGCCACCTTGGGCTGCGCGCGCGTCTCGTCGTCCAGGGCACGCGACAGCAGATCGGCAAAGCCCGCAATGTGCCGCACCGGCGCGCGCAGGTCGTGGCTGACCGAGTAGGCAAAGGCCTCCAGCTCCTCGTTGGCCGCCTGCAGGGCCTCATTGCTGCGTTCCAGTTCAGCGGCAGACTGCTGCAGTTGCTGCACACTGCGCGCGCGCCCCAGCGCCAGGGTCAGGCTCTGGGTGACGGCCAGCAGCAGGGTGCGCTCGCCCGCCGTCCAGGGCTGCGCCGCGAACTGGCCCACCGTGAATACCCCCAGGCGTTCCTCGCCCACCTGCAACGGCAGGCTGGCCAGCGCGCCCGGAGCGTCCGGGAGGTCCAGCCCGTCGGCGGTGGCGTCGTAGGCGGCCTGGTAGTACGGCTCGCCGCTCTCCCAGGGCAGCCGCAGGCTGGGGGCCCCGCCACCCAGGCCCGCGTCCAGCGCCGCCTGAAAGGCCGCCGAGCGCACCTGCCCCACCTGCGAGCGCAGCTGCCAGTGCCCGCCGTGCTCCTCGAAGTAGGCGGCAAAGCCCCGGGGCATCAGCGAAAGAATGACCTCCTGGGCGCGGCGAATCAGGGCCAGGCGCTGGTCCTGGGTTCCCAGATCGGCGCTGAGCTGCGCAAACGCCTCCAGCGCGCGGGCCTGCGCCTGTAGCGCCGCGTTTTCCTCGCGCAGGCCCGCGTCTTGCAGGGCCCGGTCCAGCGCCAGGGCCAGGCTGCGGCCCACCGCCCGGAACACGCTGCGTTCGCGCTCGGTCCAGCCGGTGGCCTGCGCTGTGCCCATGGCCAGCAGGCCCACGGCCGCGCCGCCCTGGTGCATGGGGCACAGGGCCACGGCCCGGAACGCCTGCACGCCCGGCACGTTGGGTGCCGTCCACTGCGGCACAAACAGCACGTCGCGCGAGGCCAGGGCCGCTTCCACGCTGGGCCCGCGTAGCGGCAGCCCGGCGCGCAGCTGGGCCGCCAGCGCCTCGGGTACCCCCCCCGACAGCACCGAGGCCCGCCACAGCCGCCCCTGCGGCACCAGATAGGCGGCGGCCACCGGGCCCAGGGTGGCGCGCAGCACCGCCACTGCCCGCTGGGTCAGCGCGGTTACGTCGGTGCTGCGCAGGGCCTGCTCACTGAACCCGGCAAAGGCGGCCAGGGCGGCGCGTTCGGCGGTCAGCTGCCCGGCCTGGGTGCAGCGGTCCAGCGCGCGGTCCACTACCAGCGTGGCGGCGCGCAGCAGCGCCTGCTCGGCGGCCGTCCACCGGGCCCCGGGCCGCTGCACCAGCAGCGCCTCGGCGGTCCGGTCCAGCCACTGCGCAGCCCAGGCGGGCTGGCCGTGTTCGCCGCCCCCCAGGTGCAGTCGGCCCGGGGTCAGCTTGGCAGCGCCCAGCACCTCGGCCAGCCGGTCCGCCGTCACCCACGCCACGGTCACCTCCGGGCCCAGGGCCGCAAAGGCGCCGGGGGCCCGGGCCCGCACATCGGCCTGGGTGGCGGCCCCCACCAGGGCCTGCTCGGCGGTGTCCAAGCCATGCAGCAGCGCCTCGGCGTTCAGCAGTTCCAGGGTCATGGCGCCCGGCCCAGCCCGGCTGACACGGGCCGCCCCCCGGGGGGGGCCGCCGCCGCTTGCCCAGGGGCCAGGACACCGATCATCGCCGCGCAGCATAGCGCTGGCCTGCGCTGGTGCCGCCGAAGATCAGGAAACGCTCAGGACAGTGGGTCCAGGCGGGGTCTGAGCGCCGGGAAGTCGGGTCGGGCTCACCACCCACAGCAGCCGGAAGGGCGCGAGGGCAGCGGCTCGAGAAGGGTCTCACCTGGCGAAGACCGAAATTTTGTCCAATTCGTGATACGTCTGAATGGCTGTGTTCCCTGAACTTTTCTTGCCCACTGGCAATGAGGGGCGAGAGGCAGCCATTAGCGGTCAAGGTCATCAGTCGTCCGAGTCCTCTTCTGAGTGGCGTACTCTAGAACTATGCTGGGGCTGTCCGCAGAGGATGTATTGATCGGCTTGGCCCTTCTCACGGCCTATTTCTTGGTCTACCGGAAGGCTTATAAACGTGCTTCGTGGCGAAAGATTAGACACGAGGCCGCATTCACATTTGCTTTTCTGGCGGTGTTCCTCGTGCTTCCTGAACTTATTCCCGCTTGGAAACCTTTCTTGTATTGGGTTGTTGACGATTTCCTAGACTACATAGGGTTAATTGGTTTCGTACTCCTCCTGGCTCTCGGGCTTTGGAACTGGCTTGCTCCCCGCTTACGTCGTCGCATACCGTAATCAAAAAGTCCCACAATGAG contains these protein-coding regions:
- a CDS encoding ATP-binding protein: MTLELLNAEALLHGLDTAEQALVGAATQADVRARAPGAFAALGPEVTVAWVTADRLAEVLGAAKLTPGRLHLGGGEHGQPAWAAQWLDRTAEALLVQRPGARWTAAEQALLRAATLVVDRALDRCTQAGQLTAERAALAAFAGFSEQALRSTDVTALTQRAVAVLRATLGPVAAAYLVPQGRLWRASVLSGGVPEALAAQLRAGLPLRGPSVEAALASRDVLFVPQWTAPNVPGVQAFRAVALCPMHQGGAAVGLLAMGTAQATGWTERERSVFRAVGRSLALALDRALQDAGLREENAALQAQARALEAFAQLSADLGTQDQRLALIRRAQEVILSLMPRGFAAYFEEHGGHWQLRSQVGQVRSAAFQAALDAGLGGGAPSLRLPWESGEPYYQAAYDATADGLDLPDAPGALASLPLQVGEERLGVFTVGQFAAQPWTAGERTLLLAVTQSLTLALGRARSVQQLQQSAAELERSNEALQAANEELEAFAYSVSHDLRAPVRHIAGFADLLSRALDDETRAQPKVARALQVIEGAAAQMNALIDAMLNLSRAGRHELRLAQVDLGALTRSVLAELQPELQGRDLQVQVGELPTVYADAALLRQVLANLLGNAVKYTARSEHARIEVWAEDTPGGWTVHVRDNGVGFDPRYSHKLFGVFQRLHRAEDFGGSGVGLANVRRILQRHGGSWSAQGQPGEGATFSFSLPRVPVLPPG